In Archocentrus centrarchus isolate MPI-CPG fArcCen1 chromosome 21, fArcCen1, whole genome shotgun sequence, the following are encoded in one genomic region:
- the klhdc3l gene encoding leucine-zipper-like transcriptional regulator 1 homolog, producing the protein MSQRNPSLWTRLPPRSSRSPCDRYKHACCSHSGNVYVLGGRESSCLRDFWRYSVVLDEWTELNCTGEAAPEELEGHTMVAHEGFLYVFGGLLDSAYSACRCALWVFDIAKQKWVRRQEKSSLQKLTPTNRKSHSAVVLGSAMLMYGGFVDMKGTSPDFWSLDFDTMAWSLLSGSQQDSLGPGPRHSHSAAAYQGCMYLFGGLKGLREQRDFWKWSSSSHTWSSLRYGPPKLMGHSAVTYKDSMLIFGGGETQDCPKNCLWMYSFITQTWVQLTTLPGSSPPDKIHHCCTGLGLSYKPSSTSSSFCCDSGLRPRVMEGKLRPFKNKCVPVPRTFLESDGAIELKSFAPDKCLDRKGVRCCSEPQSSREAFMEMGAQKTGSCLTFENKAFRKTWSCSEEVLEDEDGDIARHLPDLLLVLGGKPCTKTSPISMWQVTLID; encoded by the exons ATGAGTCAGAGGAACCCCTCTTTGTGGACTCGTCTCCCTCCGAGAAGCAGCCGGTCCCCGTGCGACCGCTACAAGCACGCCTGCTGCAGCCACAGCGGAAACGTCTACGTCCTGGGGGGCAGAGAGAGCAGCTGCCTGAGGGACTTCTGGAGGTACAGCGTGG TGCTTGATGAATGGACCGAGTTGAACTGCACCGGTGAAGCTGCACCAGAGGAGCTGGAGGGACACACTATGGTGGCTCATGAG GGTTTCCTGTACGTGTTTGGAGGCCTGTTGGACTCGGCGTACTCCGCGTGCAGATGTGCTCTCTGGGTGTTCGACATCG cgAAGCAGAAATGGGTGCGGCGGCAGGAGAAGAGCTCACTTCAG aaactAACGCCGACCAACAGGAAGAGCCACAGTGCGGTGGTGCTCGGCTCTGCCATGCTGATGTACGGAGGTTTCGTAGACATGAAAGGCACCTCGCCGGATTTCTGGAGTTTGGACTTCG ATACCATGGCTTGGTCCCTGCTGAGTGGCTCTCAGCAGGACTCATTAGGCCCAGGCCCCAGACACAGCCACTCGGCCGCAGCCTATCAGGGCTGCATGTACCTGTTCGGAGGCTTAAAAGGTTTGCGGGAGCAGAGAGACTTCTGGAAGTGGAGTTCCAGCAGCCACACGTGGAGTTCACTCAG gtaCGGCCCTCCCAAACTCATGGGACACTCTGCTGTCACCTATAAAGACTCTATGCTCATTTTTGGTGGTGGTGAGACCCAGGACTGTCCAAAGAACTGCCTGTGGATGTACAGCTTCATCACTCAGACCTGGGTGCAGCTCACCACCCTCCCGGGGTCCAGTCCCCCGGACAAGATCCACCACTGCTGCACTGGTCTGGGTCTCAGCTACAAacccagcagcaccagcagcagcttctgctGTGACTCAGGACTCCGGCCCAGGGTAATGGAAGGGAAACTCAGGCCCTTTAAGAACAAGTGCGTCCCGGTCCCGCGCACCTTCCTGGAGTCAGATGGTGCTATAGAGCTGAAGAGTTTCGCCCCAGATAAGTGCTTGGACAGAAAAGGCGTGAGATGTTGTTCAGAACcgcagagcagcagagaggccTTTATGGAGATGGGTGCTCAGAAGACTGGAAGCTGCTTGACATTTGAGAACAAAGCATTCAGGAAAACGTGGAGCTGCTCAGAGGAGGTGCTGGAGGACGAGGATGGAGACATCGCCCGGCATCTGCCCGACCTGCTGCTGGTGCTCGGTGGAAAACCGTGCACCAAAACCAGCCCCATCTCCATGTGGCAGGTGACCCTGATTGACTGA